In the genome of Thunnus maccoyii chromosome 15, fThuMac1.1, whole genome shotgun sequence, one region contains:
- the LOC121912699 gene encoding CD209 antigen-like protein E, producing MMSHTEGEALDSQQHAVSKEGSKVTSERVALLVLSALLVAALIVIYRVSMVNMQTKESLQMLKTKYKEVQRHLNETLSRKVVPPSCLQPPEIKPNDSCLKCDKGWLQRGGKCYYFSIIISSWEESRHYCQIQGGDLVKIDSREEQTFLSKKLSDKMNYHEDRFWIGLTDSKKEGKWFWVDGSPLNTSLSFWRKPEPDNWKGENPEGEDCVRMGEKGETKDLNCWFDKSCDVPHKSICEKQAEKGFSRVMCF from the exons ATGATGAGTCACACAGAAG GTGAAGCTCTTGACTCCCAACAACATGCAGTGTCAAAagaagggtcaaaggtcacatcaGAGAGAGTGGCCCTGCTGGTTCTCAGCGCTCTTTTGGTTGCCGCTCTCATTGTTATTTATCGTGTCT CTATGGTCAACATGCAAACCAAGGAAAGTCTCCAAATGCTGAAAACCAAGTACAAAGAAGTACAAAGACATCTCAATG AGACACTCTCTAGAAAGGTGGTGCCACCTTCCTGCCTACAACCTCCTGAAATAAAACCAA ATGATTCATGCCTGAAATGTGACAAAGGCTGGCTGCAACGTGGAGGGAAGTGCTATTATTTCTCCATCATAATTTCATCCTGGGAAGAGAGCAGACATTACTGCCAAATTCAAGGAGGAGACCTGGTGAAGATAGACAGCAGGGAAGAGCAG ACATTCTTGTCAAAGAAACTGAGTGACAAAATGAACTATCATGAGGACAGGTTCTGGATCGGACTGACAGACTCAAAGAAAGAGGGCAAATGGTTTTGGGTGGACGGCTCACCACTGAACACAAG TTTGTCTTTCTGGCGAAAACCTGAGCCGGATAATTGGAAAGGGGAAAATCCTGAAGGAGAGGACTGTGTGAGGatgggagagaaaggagaaactAAAGATCTGAACTGTTGGTTTGATAAATCCTGTGATGTGCCTCACAAAAGTATTTGTgagaaacaagcagaaaaagGATTTAGTAGGGTTATGTGTTTCTGA